A DNA window from Rhodospirillales bacterium contains the following coding sequences:
- a CDS encoding branched-chain amino acid ABC transporter permease, with product MTLAAKSPVARLGPWLARFTPAQGFALLAGFLVLLPWFVPNYQRVFVAEIFVWGLFAMSFAMVFGFAGMLSFAQAVFFGAGCYGFNLGTFYFGFNTWGAVFSAFAAAALFAIPVGFIATRVRHHHFLIVTVIISVLVTTILDSGHWKWLAGPYVTRSLTFVPEVPLGFVSFSFFNEIVAYYFTVIMVAAAVAVCWLLVHSPFGRALLAIRENETRARLIGLNVNRLRWIMFVVAAGIAGYAGALFALLTRFTNLEFFHWTYSGKAVVMAIIGGVGSLIGPFVGTAFYLLSNEYLSQFFQQFVIVFGVILLVVIRYAPEGLWGLFVGWVRSHRSA from the coding sequence ATGACGCTGGCGGCGAAATCGCCAGTGGCGCGACTCGGCCCTTGGCTGGCGCGCTTTACGCCCGCTCAGGGATTCGCTCTTCTGGCCGGGTTTCTTGTGCTGTTGCCGTGGTTTGTTCCGAACTATCAACGCGTGTTCGTCGCCGAAATCTTCGTCTGGGGGCTGTTCGCGATGTCGTTCGCGATGGTGTTCGGTTTCGCCGGCATGCTGTCGTTCGCCCAGGCCGTGTTCTTCGGCGCGGGATGCTACGGGTTTAATCTCGGCACTTTCTATTTCGGTTTCAATACGTGGGGCGCAGTTTTTTCCGCGTTCGCCGCCGCCGCGCTATTCGCGATCCCCGTCGGGTTTATCGCTACCCGCGTGCGCCATCATCATTTTTTGATCGTCACCGTGATTATTTCGGTATTGGTCACCACCATACTCGATTCCGGCCATTGGAAATGGCTGGCCGGTCCGTACGTCACACGTTCGCTTACCTTCGTTCCGGAAGTGCCGCTCGGGTTCGTGTCGTTCAGCTTTTTCAACGAAATCGTCGCCTATTATTTCACTGTGATCATGGTTGCCGCTGCCGTCGCCGTCTGCTGGCTGCTGGTGCATTCGCCATTCGGACGCGCGTTGCTGGCGATCCGTGAAAATGAAACGCGCGCGCGGCTGATAGGCCTCAACGTCAACCGCCTGCGCTGGATCATGTTCGTGGTCGCCGCCGGCATCGCCGGTTACGCGGGAGCTTTGTTTGCGCTGCTCACCCGTTTCACCAACCTCGAGTTTTTTCATTGGACTTACTCGGGCAAGGCCGTGGTCATGGCCATCATCGGCGGGGTCGGCTCCCTGATCGGGCCGTTCGTCGGAACCGCCTTCTATTTGCTGTCGAACGAGTATCTGTCCCAGTTCTTCCAGCAGTTCGTGATTGTCTTCGGGGTCATCCTGTTGGTTGTCATCCGCTACGCCCCGGAGGGCTTGTGGGGCCTGTTCGTGGGCTGGGTCCGCAGCCACAGGAGCGCCTGA